From Daucus carota subsp. sativus chromosome 6, DH1 v3.0, whole genome shotgun sequence, the proteins below share one genomic window:
- the LOC108225055 gene encoding protein RMD5 homolog — translation MELNTVRDAFDRVAKKQKLSSSKSREVIDQVGHEIEQTVMSMQSTQDSSTSVDQKSILVALKTKLNTISPQTQLEGSQKELNVNLSKCSKVLEKVFNPDISKAYRNVDFDLHILNQIIANHFYREGLFDTADCLIKEAGEPEAISLKCQFVEMHQIIEAVRSRNLEPAINWATANREKLTQVGCNLELKLHTLCFVEILQKKSRSEALNYARTYLAPFASVHMYEVQKLMGCLLWAGKLDKSPYSDITDVTHWEKLVDELIQHFCSFMGQSSSSALRVAIAAGVEGLPTLLKLANVMAVKKQEWQAMKQLPVPVDLGKEFQFHSIFVCPVSRDQSSDENPPMLLPCGHVLCNQSIVKMSRKGTRAFKCPYCPQEASVADCRQLYL, via the coding sequence ATGGAGCTCAATACTGTTAGAGATGCATTTGACCGAGTTGCTAAGAAGCAAAAGTTGTCTTCATCAAAGTCGCGAGAAGTAATCGACCAAGTTGGTCATGAAATTGAACAGACAGTCATGAGTATGCAGTCAACTCAAGACTCCAGCACTTCTGTTGATCAGAAGTCCATACTTGTGGCACTTAAAACCAAACTGAACACTATTAGCCCACAGACTCAGCTAGAAGGATCACAGAAGGAGCTAAACGTAAACCTTAGCAAGTGCTCAAAAGTCCTTGAGAAAGTTTTTAATCCTGACATATCAAAGGCATACAGAAACGTTGACTTTGACCTTCACATACTGAATCAGATAATTGCAAATCATTTTTATCGTGAAGGTCTGTTTGATACAGCTGACTGCTTGATAAAAGAAGCTGGGGAACCAGAGGCCATCTCCTTAAAATGTCAGTTTGTCGAGATGCATCAGATAATTGAAGCTGTTAGGTCTAGAAACCTCGAGCCTGCTATAAACTGGGCCACTGCTAACCGTGAAAAGCTTACGCAAGTTGGTTGTAATCTTGAGTTAAAGCTTCATACACTATGTTTTGTGGAGATCTTGCAGAAAAAGTCCCGAAGCGAAGCACTTAATTATGCCAGAACTTACCTTGCTCCTTTTGCTTCTGTTCACATGTATGAAGTTCAGAAGCTTATGGGTTGCCTCCTCTGGGCAGGAAAGCTTGATAAATCCCCTTATTCTGATATTACAGATGTAACCCATTGGGAGAAGCTGGTTGACGAACTAATCCAGCATTTCTGCAGCTTTATGGGGCAATCTAGCAGCAGCGCTTTGCGTGTTGCAATAGCGGCTGGAGTTGAAGGGTTGCCTACCCTACTAAAGTTGGCTAATGTAATGGCGGTAAAGAAACAGGAGTGGCAGGCGATGAAACAATTACCAGTGCCAGTGGATTTGGGAAAGGAGTTTCAGTTCCACTCAATCTTTGTTTGCCCAGTTAGTAGGGACCAGAGCAGCGATGAAAATCCCCCTATGCTGCTGCCATGCGGGCACGTGCTATGCAACCAGTCAATTGTGAAGATGTCAAGAAAGGGCACAAGGGCATTTAAATGTCCATACTGCCCTCAGGAAGCTTCAGTAGCGGATTGCAGGCAACTGTATCTATAA